In Anaerolineales bacterium, the sequence GGGCGAAACCGTCGTAGCCCTTGCTGCCCACCGTCTGCAGCACCGCGCTGTCCCCACGGTTGCCCAGGGCTTGCAGCAGGCTGCGGGCGCCCTGGCTGCTGGCGTCTGTGCCGTTCAGCACCTGGCCGCCGCGCACCACATTGTCGCTGAGGATCAGGCCGCCCTTGCGCGTCAGCCGGCGTGCCCAGTCGAAGTAGGCCGGCAGGTTGGCTTTGTCGGCGTCCAGGAAGCACAGGTCAAAGCCGGCTTCATACTCCGCCAACAGCGTGGGCAGCGTTTCCAGTGCTGGGCCTACATGCAGCCTGACGCGTTCGCTCACTCCAGCCGCGGCGAAGTTGGCTGCCGCCACCTCGGCGTGCTTGGCCTCCGCCTCCAGCGTCACCAACTGGCCGCCGTCGGGCAAGGCCCGCGCCAGCCAAATGCCGCTGTAGCCGCCCAGCGTGCCCAGTTCCAAAATGCGCCGCGCGCCGATGGCGCGGGCCAGGATGTGCAGGAACTGGGCCTGCATGCGCGAGACCTGGATGGCGGGCAGTCCGGCCGCTTCAGCGGAGGCCAGGGCTGAGGCCAAGCCGGGGTCATCCGGGGCCATAAGGTTTTCGAGAAAATCATCCACTTGCTGCCAGGTAGGATTGTCCATGCGTTCTCCGTGTGGTGCTAAAAATCGGCCTGAGTTAGGCTGGCATACTTTCAAGCAATCGTAGCATAATCCTGCCATGGCAGGCTGGTCAGGACGAGTAGTCGCCTACGAAGAGGACTTATGTTGACGGTAAAGCGTGCATGCTTGGTATTGATACTTGGTCTTTGTGCCTGTGGTCCTGCGCCGGCCGCACCAACAACCGCTACTACCTCGCCTGAAGTAATTGTGACCACCCAGACCGATTTTGTGGGCGCAGTCCAGGGCCGGGTCACGCAGGCCGGCACCAGCAACCCGGTGCCCTTCGCCTTTGTGCAGGCCAAAAACGACCGTGGGGTGACCGTAACGGTCTTTTCGGACGGAGATGGCCGCTATGCCCTGCCCGGTCTGGCGGCTGGGGATTATGTGATTTCCTCCCATGGGTTTGGTTATCAATATTCCCTGCCGCACAATGTCACAATCACCTCCGCCGCTGCGCTTGAGATCGACCT encodes:
- a CDS encoding O-methyltransferase, which codes for MDNPTWQQVDDFLENLMAPDDPGLASALASAEAAGLPAIQVSRMQAQFLHILARAIGARRILELGTLGGYSGIWLARALPDGGQLVTLEAEAKHAEVAAANFAAAGVSERVRLHVGPALETLPTLLAEYEAGFDLCFLDADKANLPAYFDWARRLTRKGGLILSDNVVRGGQVLNGTDASSQGARSLLQALGNRGDSAVLQTVGSKGYDGFALTIVE